From a region of the Pukyongiella litopenaei genome:
- the phoU gene encoding phosphate signaling complex protein PhoU, with the protein MIETKHIVSSFDNDLETIQALVMRMGGLVEEALRDASMALETRDAELAERVRQGDHAIDELDELVKTDTAKVLALRSPSATDLRTVLTVISISNSLERCGDLAKNIAKRVPILVDSGMVEDNRSSLRRMARHVGEMLSDSLDSYIHRDVDRANDIVLRDEDADHMYNVIFRSLLTHMMEDPRNITAGMHLHFIAKNIERIGDHATAIAEQTMYLVTGNLPDEDRPKRDLTEAGTAQADG; encoded by the coding sequence ATGATCGAAACCAAACATATCGTGTCCTCCTTCGACAACGACCTGGAAACGATCCAGGCGCTGGTCATGCGCATGGGCGGGCTGGTCGAAGAGGCGCTGCGCGATGCCAGCATGGCGCTGGAAACCCGCGATGCCGAGCTCGCCGAACGGGTCCGGCAGGGCGATCACGCCATCGACGAGCTGGACGAGCTGGTCAAGACCGACACCGCCAAGGTGCTGGCGCTGCGTTCGCCCTCGGCGACCGACCTGCGCACGGTGCTGACGGTCATCAGCATCTCCAACAGCCTCGAACGCTGCGGCGACCTGGCCAAGAACATCGCCAAGCGGGTTCCGATCCTGGTCGATTCGGGCATGGTCGAGGACAATCGCTCCTCGTTGCGCCGGATGGCGCGGCATGTGGGGGAAATGCTGTCGGATTCGCTCGATTCCTACATCCACCGCGACGTGGACCGCGCCAATGACATCGTGCTGCGCGACGAGGATGCCGATCACATGTACAACGTGATCTTCCGGTCGCTGCTGACCCACATGATGGAGGATCCGCGCAACATCACCGCCGGGATGCACCTGCATTTCATCGCCAAGAACATCGAGCGCATCGGCGACCACGCCACCGCGATCGCCGAACAGACAATGTATCTGGTCACCGGCAACCTGCCCGACGAGGACCGGCCCAAGCGGGACCTGACCGAGGCCGGCACAGCACAGGCGGACGGCTGA
- the phoB gene encoding phosphate regulon transcriptional regulator PhoB — MAAGRPTVLVVEDEPAQREVLAYNLEAEGFAVNRAADGDEALLQVEESPPDVIVLDWMLPGVSGIEICRRLKIRPEMRGIPVIMLSARSEEADRVRGLETGADDYVVKPYSVAELIARVRTQLRRSRPSSVGVRLEFGDIVLDSETHRVSRDGNEIKLGPTEFRLLSTLMEKPGRVFSRDQLLDRVWGRDIYVDTRTVDVHVGRLRKALCRHGGDDPLRTVRGAGYALG; from the coding sequence ATGGCGGCGGGCCGTCCGACAGTTCTGGTGGTCGAGGACGAACCGGCGCAGCGCGAGGTGCTGGCCTACAACCTCGAGGCCGAAGGCTTCGCGGTCAACCGTGCCGCCGATGGCGACGAGGCGTTGCTGCAGGTCGAGGAATCGCCGCCCGACGTGATCGTGCTGGACTGGATGCTGCCGGGGGTTTCGGGGATCGAGATCTGCCGGCGGCTGAAGATCCGCCCCGAGATGCGCGGGATACCGGTCATCATGCTGTCGGCCCGTTCGGAAGAGGCCGACCGCGTGCGCGGGCTGGAAACCGGCGCCGACGATTATGTGGTCAAACCCTATTCGGTTGCCGAACTGATCGCGCGGGTCCGCACCCAGCTGCGCCGCAGCCGACCGTCATCGGTGGGGGTTCGGCTCGAATTCGGCGATATCGTGCTCGATTCGGAAACCCACCGGGTCAGCCGGGACGGCAACGAGATCAAGCTCGGGCCGACCGAGTTCCGCCTGCTGTCCACGCTGATGGAGAAACCGGGCCGGGTGTTCAGCCGCGACCAGCTGCTGGATCGGGTCTGGGGCCGCGACATCTATGTGGATACCCGCACCGTGGACGTGCATGTGGGGCGGCTGCGCAAGGCGTTGTGCCGCCATGGCGGCGACGATCCGCTGCGCACGGTGCGCGGCGCGGGCTACGCGCTGGGCTAG